A window of the Pedobacter frigiditerrae genome harbors these coding sequences:
- a CDS encoding chloramphenicol acetyltransferase, translated as MKQLFDLENWARKEHFNFFNQFEEPFFGVAVEIDCNIAYHKCKKEGIGFFLYYLHQALASANTVENFRLRIEDGQIYLYDQVNASAVINRSDNTFGFSYIDYSSDFEEFQLAAKEEIEQVRNATGLNLEGNGANVIHISAMPWLKFTSLSHARSFSFKDSCPKISFGKMTETDGKKSMPISIHVNHALADGYHVSLFVEEFQRRMNQI; from the coding sequence ATGAAACAACTGTTTGATTTAGAAAATTGGGCCAGAAAAGAGCACTTCAATTTCTTTAACCAATTTGAAGAACCTTTTTTTGGCGTAGCAGTAGAAATTGATTGTAATATTGCTTATCATAAATGTAAAAAAGAAGGCATCGGATTTTTCTTATATTATTTACATCAAGCTTTAGCATCTGCTAATACTGTAGAAAATTTTAGGCTAAGGATTGAAGACGGCCAAATTTATCTATATGACCAAGTAAATGCTTCAGCAGTTATTAATCGCTCCGATAACACTTTTGGCTTTTCTTACATAGACTACTCATCAGACTTTGAAGAATTTCAATTAGCTGCTAAAGAAGAAATAGAACAAGTTCGAAACGCTACAGGATTAAATCTTGAAGGAAATGGGGCAAACGTGATTCATATTTCGGCTATGCCTTGGTTAAAATTCACATCGCTATCTCACGCTCGTAGTTTTTCATTTAAAGATAGTTGCCCAAAAATCTCTTTTGGCAAAATGACAGAAACTGATGGCAAAAAATCAATGCCAATTTCTATTCACGTAAATCATGCATTGGCTGATGGTTATCATGTCAGTTTATTTGTCGAGGAATTTCAAAGAAGAATGAATCAAATTTAA
- a CDS encoding NDP-sugar synthase, producing MKPTLLILAAGMASRYGSMKQIDGFGPNGETIIDYSIYDAIKAGFGKVVFIIKEEFVENFRSIFDAKLKGKIETDYVFQNFDLKQFGIEEEIYREKPWGTAHAILSGRKVVKEPFCVINADDFYGFDAYKKMVDFLNEEANDSNFSIIGYQIGKTLSDFGAVSRGVCKVDDAGNLTEIVERTKVFQDGDSIVYEEDDKKYPLAFETPVSMNFWGFTPAVFNITEELFKEFALANKDKPKAEFFIPLIGENLVKNNTAAFKVVPTPNQWFGVTYKEDKPFVQASIDQLVKDGAYPENLWS from the coding sequence ATGAAACCTACCTTACTAATTCTGGCTGCAGGTATGGCAAGCCGTTACGGAAGTATGAAACAAATAGATGGCTTTGGCCCAAACGGCGAAACCATTATCGATTATTCAATATATGATGCAATTAAAGCTGGTTTTGGCAAGGTTGTATTTATTATTAAAGAAGAATTTGTAGAAAACTTTAGAAGTATTTTCGATGCTAAACTTAAAGGAAAAATTGAAACTGATTATGTTTTTCAAAACTTCGATTTAAAACAATTCGGCATTGAAGAGGAAATTTATAGAGAAAAACCTTGGGGTACTGCTCATGCTATCTTATCAGGGAGAAAGGTTGTAAAAGAGCCTTTTTGTGTTATTAATGCAGATGATTTTTATGGGTTTGATGCCTATAAAAAAATGGTTGATTTCTTGAATGAAGAAGCAAATGATAGCAATTTCTCAATTATCGGTTATCAAATTGGTAAAACCTTATCAGACTTTGGCGCTGTTTCTCGTGGAGTTTGTAAAGTTGATGATGCTGGTAACTTAACCGAAATTGTAGAACGTACCAAAGTTTTTCAAGATGGTGATAGCATTGTTTATGAAGAAGATGACAAGAAATATCCATTAGCATTTGAAACTCCTGTTTCAATGAATTTCTGGGGCTTTACCCCTGCTGTTTTTAACATAACTGAAGAGTTATTTAAAGAGTTTGCCTTAGCTAATAAAGACAAACCTAAAGCAGAATTTTTTATTCCATTAATAGGAGAAAACCTAGTTAAAAATAATACTGCAGCTTTTAAAGTAGTGCCTACCCCAAATCAATGGTTTGGTGTTACTTATAAAGAAGATAAACCATTTGTTCAAGCGAGTATAGATCAGCTTGTAAAAGATGGAGCTTATCCAGAAAATTTATGGAGCTAA
- a CDS encoding helicase HerA-like domain-containing protein has protein sequence MSDKKTLFTEKIKTSYAPTGASIYLGAGILDGEVLAEAEVNLPLRMMNRHGLIAGATGTGKTRTLQLLAEQLSDAGVPVFMLDVKGDLSGLNQAGTTNSKIEERSRQLNKPFSPTGFPIELYSLSGKTGAQMRATVTEFGPVLLAKILELNDTQTGVLAVIFKYADDNKMPIVDLNDLKKLLGYLSEGAGAAEIKSSYGSISASTSSTILRKIVAIEQQGLGGMFGETSYDIEDLFNRIDGKGVISLLNIADVQNQPVLYSTFLLSLLAEIYQAMPEAGDLDKPKLVFFFDEAHLLFNDAPKAFLEQVNTIIRLIRSKGIGVFFCTQSPMDIPETVLAQLGNRVQHALRAFTPNDVDALKKTVNTYPKSDFYEIDKMLTALGTGQALVTVLNEKGIPTEVAATMLTPPRAVMGPMAAIDCEKLMQSSPLFTKYQKAIDPVSAFEMLTDRINIKLAEENEVKAAAEEQKRVEEESKPKPGEKSIVEQVMGATITRQIGKEIVRGLFGMLTGKKPRSRSGGIFGF, from the coding sequence ATGAGTGATAAAAAGACTTTATTTACCGAAAAAATTAAAACTTCGTATGCACCAACAGGCGCATCGATATATTTGGGGGCAGGAATTTTAGATGGTGAAGTATTAGCAGAAGCTGAAGTTAATTTGCCTTTGCGAATGATGAATCGCCACGGTTTAATTGCTGGAGCAACTGGAACGGGAAAAACCAGAACCTTACAACTATTAGCAGAACAACTTTCTGATGCTGGCGTGCCAGTATTTATGTTAGATGTTAAAGGAGATTTATCTGGCTTAAATCAAGCTGGAACTACAAATTCTAAAATTGAAGAGCGAAGTAGGCAACTAAACAAACCTTTCTCTCCTACTGGTTTTCCTATTGAACTTTATTCGTTAAGTGGAAAAACCGGAGCCCAAATGAGAGCAACGGTTACAGAATTCGGACCAGTTTTATTAGCGAAAATTCTAGAGCTAAACGATACCCAAACAGGTGTTTTAGCTGTAATTTTTAAATATGCAGACGACAATAAAATGCCAATCGTCGACCTAAATGATTTAAAAAAATTATTAGGCTATTTATCTGAAGGTGCTGGTGCCGCAGAGATTAAAAGTAGTTATGGCTCTATCTCTGCCTCTACATCAAGTACGATATTAAGAAAAATTGTTGCCATTGAGCAGCAAGGTTTAGGCGGAATGTTCGGTGAAACTTCCTATGATATTGAAGATTTATTTAACCGCATTGATGGTAAAGGAGTCATTTCTCTTTTAAATATTGCCGATGTACAAAATCAGCCTGTTTTATATTCTACTTTTTTATTGAGCTTATTGGCAGAAATTTATCAGGCGATGCCAGAAGCTGGAGATTTAGATAAACCAAAATTGGTTTTCTTTTTTGATGAGGCACATTTACTATTTAACGATGCACCTAAAGCTTTCTTAGAACAAGTAAATACAATCATCAGATTAATTCGCTCTAAAGGAATTGGCGTTTTCTTTTGCACACAATCGCCAATGGATATTCCTGAAACTGTTTTGGCACAATTAGGAAACAGAGTTCAACATGCTTTAAGGGCTTTCACACCAAATGATGTTGATGCATTAAAGAAAACCGTTAATACTTATCCCAAATCAGATTTTTACGAAATCGACAAAATGTTAACTGCATTAGGAACTGGGCAAGCTTTGGTTACTGTTTTAAATGAAAAAGGTATTCCCACAGAAGTTGCCGCTACCATGTTAACTCCTCCAAGAGCTGTTATGGGACCAATGGCGGCCATTGATTGTGAAAAACTAATGCAAAGCAGCCCATTATTTACCAAATACCAAAAAGCTATCGACCCTGTAAGTGCATTCGAAATGTTAACAGATAGAATCAATATCAAATTAGCAGAAGAAAATGAGGTTAAAGCTGCTGCTGAAGAACAAAAAAGAGTTGAAGAAGAAAGCAAACCTAAACCAGGCGAAAAAAGTATAGTAGAACAGGTAATGGGAGCTACTATAACCCGTCAAATTGGTAAAGAAATTGTGAGAGGTCTCTTTGGAATGCTAACTGGTAAAAAACCTAGGTCAAGAAGTGGTGGTATTTTTGGCTTTTAA
- a CDS encoding M42 family metallopeptidase: MAKKKEEENKKKHVPVVTKKSIQFLEKYINNPAPTGYEWEGQKLWLDYLKPYIDEHFIDNYGTAVGVINPKAAYKVVIEAHADEISWYVNYITSDGLIYVIRNGGSDHQIAPSKRVNIHTEKGLVKAVFGWPAIHTRHGDKEQAPELKNIFLDCGCTTKDEVEKLGIHVGCVITYEDEFMILNDRYYVGRALDNRVGGFMIAEVARLLKENKKKLPFGLYIVNSVQEEIGLRGAEMIAQRIKPNVAIVTDVTHDTTTPMINKITQGDLSAGKGPVVSYAPAVQTNLNKLLIKTAEKNEIPFQRQASSRSTGTDTDAFAYSNGGVPSALISLPLRYMHTTVEMVHKEDVDNVISLIYESLLNIKADQDFREFS, encoded by the coding sequence ATGGCAAAGAAGAAAGAAGAAGAAAACAAGAAAAAACACGTTCCTGTAGTAACTAAAAAATCTATACAATTTTTAGAAAAATATATAAACAACCCTGCTCCAACCGGTTATGAGTGGGAAGGTCAAAAACTTTGGTTAGATTATTTAAAACCATACATAGATGAACATTTCATAGACAACTATGGTACAGCTGTTGGCGTAATTAACCCAAAAGCTGCTTATAAAGTTGTGATAGAAGCACATGCTGATGAAATTTCTTGGTATGTTAACTACATTACCAGCGATGGCTTAATTTATGTTATTCGCAATGGTGGTTCAGACCATCAAATTGCACCTTCTAAACGCGTAAACATCCACACCGAAAAAGGTTTAGTTAAAGCTGTATTTGGTTGGCCAGCTATACATACTCGTCACGGTGATAAAGAGCAAGCGCCTGAATTAAAAAACATCTTTTTAGATTGTGGTTGTACAACTAAAGATGAGGTAGAAAAACTAGGAATCCATGTTGGTTGTGTAATAACTTATGAAGATGAATTTATGATTTTAAACGACCGTTATTATGTAGGTAGGGCTTTAGACAATCGTGTTGGTGGTTTCATGATTGCCGAAGTAGCTCGTTTATTAAAAGAAAATAAGAAAAAACTTCCATTTGGCTTATATATTGTTAACTCAGTGCAAGAAGAAATTGGTTTACGTGGAGCAGAAATGATTGCGCAACGCATTAAGCCAAATGTGGCAATTGTAACAGATGTTACGCACGACACCACAACTCCAATGATTAACAAAATTACACAAGGTGATTTATCTGCAGGTAAAGGACCAGTCGTTTCTTATGCACCTGCAGTACAAACCAATTTGAATAAGTTGTTAATTAAAACAGCAGAGAAAAACGAAATTCCTTTCCAACGCCAAGCCTCTTCACGTTCTACTGGAACAGATACCGATGCTTTTGCGTATTCAAATGGTGGCGTTCCATCTGCATTAATTTCATTACCTCTGCGTTATATGCACACCACAGTAGAAATGGTACATAAAGAAGACGTAGATAATGTAATCAGCTTGATTTACGAAAGTTTATTGAACATAAAAGCCGACCAAGATTTTAGGGAGTTCTCTTAA
- a CDS encoding acyl-CoA carboxylase subunit beta — protein MKNKIEILQDKIQKAHLGGGQARIDSQHKKGKLTARERIHFLMDEGSFEEIGMLVTHRSTDFGMETEKYLGDGVVTGYGTINGRLTYVFSQDFTVFGGSLSETHAEKICKIMEMATKNGAPLIGLNDSGGARIQEGVVSLGGYADIFYRNVQASGVIPQLSAIMGPCAGGAVYSPAITDFILMVENTSYMFVTGPNVVKTVTHEEVNSEELGGAVTHATKSGVTHFACANELEAISHVKKLLSYMPQNCEETPASLAYEVADESLPALNELLPQNATQPYDVREIISAVADTDSFLEVHKDYAENIVVGFARLAGKSLGIVANQPAYLAGVLDSNSSTKAARFVRFCDCFNIPLLVLEDVPGFLPGTDQEWNGIITNGAKLLYAFSEATVPRITVITRKAYGGAYDVMNSKHIGADMNYAWPTAEIAVMGAKGAAEIIFKREITAAENPQEKWIEKEKLYSDIFANPYRAAERGFVDEVIEPSQTRIKLIKAFKMLENKVVNNPRKKHGNIPL, from the coding sequence ATGAAAAATAAGATTGAAATCTTACAGGATAAAATACAAAAGGCTCACCTTGGCGGTGGTCAGGCTCGTATTGATAGCCAACATAAAAAAGGAAAGTTAACCGCTAGGGAACGTATTCATTTTTTAATGGATGAAGGAAGTTTCGAAGAAATTGGAATGTTGGTTACTCACCGTAGTACCGATTTTGGAATGGAAACAGAGAAATATTTGGGTGATGGGGTGGTTACAGGTTATGGGACTATCAATGGCAGATTAACCTATGTTTTTTCTCAAGACTTCACAGTTTTTGGAGGTTCACTTTCAGAAACGCATGCCGAAAAAATTTGCAAGATAATGGAGATGGCCACTAAAAACGGAGCACCTTTAATTGGTTTAAATGATAGCGGCGGAGCAAGAATTCAAGAAGGCGTTGTTTCTTTAGGTGGTTATGCCGATATTTTTTATCGCAACGTTCAAGCTTCGGGAGTAATTCCACAGCTCTCGGCCATTATGGGCCCTTGTGCTGGTGGGGCTGTTTATTCTCCAGCAATTACAGATTTTATCCTAATGGTAGAAAACACATCTTATATGTTTGTTACTGGGCCAAATGTGGTTAAAACAGTTACACATGAAGAGGTAAATTCTGAAGAATTAGGTGGTGCGGTAACTCATGCAACAAAATCTGGTGTTACACATTTTGCATGTGCAAACGAATTGGAAGCGATAAGTCATGTTAAAAAATTGTTGAGTTATATGCCTCAAAATTGCGAGGAAACCCCAGCAAGTCTAGCTTATGAAGTTGCAGATGAAAGTCTCCCTGCATTAAACGAGTTGTTACCACAGAATGCAACACAACCTTATGATGTTCGTGAAATTATTTCAGCAGTTGCTGATACAGATAGCTTTTTAGAAGTACATAAAGACTACGCAGAAAACATTGTTGTAGGCTTTGCTCGCTTAGCTGGAAAAAGTTTAGGAATCGTGGCCAATCAACCTGCTTATTTAGCTGGAGTTTTAGACAGTAACTCTTCCACTAAAGCAGCTCGTTTTGTTCGCTTCTGCGATTGCTTTAACATTCCTCTATTAGTATTGGAAGATGTTCCTGGATTTTTACCTGGCACCGACCAAGAGTGGAATGGAATTATCACCAATGGTGCAAAATTATTGTATGCTTTTAGCGAAGCTACGGTTCCTCGTATAACTGTGATAACCCGTAAAGCTTATGGTGGCGCTTATGACGTTATGAATAGCAAACACATTGGTGCAGATATGAATTATGCTTGGCCAACTGCAGAAATTGCCGTTATGGGAGCAAAAGGCGCAGCAGAAATCATCTTCAAAAGAGAAATCACAGCTGCCGAAAATCCTCAAGAAAAATGGATTGAGAAGGAAAAATTATATTCAGATATTTTTGCAAATCCTTATCGTGCTGCCGAACGTGGCTTTGTTGATGAAGTTATCGAGCCATCTCAAACTCGCATAAAATTAATTAAAGCATTTAAAATGCTAGAAAATAAAGTAGTTAATAACCCTAGAAAAAAACACGGAAACATTCCATTATAA
- a CDS encoding HAD family hydrolase encodes MNNIKVIAFDADDTLWVNEPYFREAEDKFCALLEDYLPLHSVAAELFKIEIRNLPLYGYGIKGFMLSMIETILEVTEGTASLEMISKAIEFGKEQLNKPIELLEGVETVLEALKGEYRLVVATKGDLLDQERKLQKSGLEKYFHHIEIMSDKQEKDYLKLLKHLDCKPEDFLMIGNSLKSDVLPVLQIGGNAVHVPYHTTWAHEVVENNVAHENFSAITSIDEILNILKK; translated from the coding sequence ATGAATAATATCAAAGTTATCGCATTTGATGCCGATGATACCTTATGGGTAAACGAACCCTATTTCAGAGAAGCAGAAGATAAATTTTGCGCCTTATTAGAAGATTACCTCCCATTACACAGCGTTGCTGCAGAACTCTTTAAAATAGAAATAAGAAATCTTCCTTTATATGGTTACGGCATTAAAGGTTTCATGCTTTCGATGATAGAAACCATTTTAGAAGTTACTGAAGGAACGGCAAGTTTAGAAATGATTAGCAAGGCGATAGAATTTGGCAAAGAACAACTGAATAAACCAATTGAATTATTAGAGGGAGTTGAAACCGTTTTAGAAGCTTTAAAAGGAGAATATCGCTTAGTTGTGGCTACCAAAGGTGATTTATTGGACCAAGAAAGAAAACTACAAAAATCTGGTTTAGAGAAATATTTTCATCATATTGAAATCATGAGCGACAAACAAGAGAAAGATTACCTTAAACTCTTGAAACACTTAGATTGCAAACCCGAAGATTTTTTAATGATTGGTAATTCGTTAAAATCTGATGTTTTACCAGTTCTACAAATCGGCGGAAATGCAGTTCACGTTCCATATCACACCACTTGGGCTCACGAAGTTGTAGAAAACAATGTTGCTCACGAGAATTTTTCTGCTATAACATCGATAGATGAAATTTTAAACATCCTTAAAAAATGA
- a CDS encoding GNAT family N-acetyltransferase → MAVVEQIFPALTWRIRHIAMYPEHPYEFVKLENDFEGTHFGIYVDYELTGVVSLFTKGDVGQFRKLAVLPEAQNQGLGKQLMEYLIEFCKVQKLTKLWCNARVNAKEFYTKFGFHETDKTYTADGFDFVIMELIINYED, encoded by the coding sequence ATGGCTGTAGTAGAACAAATATTCCCTGCGTTAACTTGGCGCATTAGGCACATTGCCATGTATCCAGAACATCCCTATGAATTTGTTAAACTGGAAAATGATTTTGAGGGAACCCATTTCGGCATTTATGTAGACTATGAATTGACTGGTGTTGTCTCTTTATTTACAAAGGGAGATGTTGGCCAATTCAGAAAACTAGCTGTTTTGCCAGAAGCGCAAAATCAAGGTTTAGGCAAACAATTGATGGAATATCTAATTGAATTTTGTAAAGTGCAAAAACTGACAAAACTTTGGTGCAATGCAAGGGTAAATGCGAAAGAATTTTATACTAAATTTGGTTTCCACGAAACAGATAAAACTTACACTGCAGATGGGTTCGATTTTGTAATTATGGAATTAATAATTAATTACGAAGACTAA
- a CDS encoding phosphotransferase enzyme family protein translates to MELNIDENILKAYGYNFEAVALHQIGSGHINRTYLLSTHSDEKYILQNINTQVFKDPFTIANNIKLVEDYLKSNFPDYLFPAPIAALNGELMFQYQNEYWRLLPFVKNTIAFDTLSDTKQAYEASKQFGKLSRLLNNFDTSTLKPTIPSFHDLGWRYEQFTFALSKSTNELKERANHEIQTALHHHFIIDYYYSYEHNRDFPNRVMHHDTKISNVLLKEENFEGVCVIDLDTLMPGKFISDLGDMMRTYLCAFSENETDLNKIKIRLDYFKATIKGYLSEMKGSLTETEKGLILFSGKYIVYMQALRFLTDYLSGNTYYPISYSLQNLDRAKNQFKLLNELFENEKILQGIIEECL, encoded by the coding sequence ATGGAGCTAAACATTGATGAAAATATATTAAAAGCTTACGGTTATAATTTTGAAGCTGTTGCTTTACACCAAATAGGTTCGGGTCATATAAACCGAACCTATTTGCTTTCTACACATAGTGATGAAAAGTACATCTTACAAAATATCAACACTCAAGTTTTTAAGGACCCATTTACTATAGCAAATAATATTAAATTAGTCGAAGATTATTTAAAATCAAATTTTCCAGATTATTTATTTCCAGCCCCAATTGCTGCTTTGAATGGGGAATTAATGTTTCAATATCAAAATGAATATTGGCGCTTGCTCCCATTTGTAAAAAATACTATTGCATTTGATACTCTATCTGACACTAAACAGGCCTATGAAGCTTCCAAACAATTTGGCAAATTAAGTAGGCTATTGAACAATTTTGATACTTCAACTTTAAAACCAACAATACCCAGTTTCCACGACCTAGGCTGGCGATATGAGCAATTTACTTTTGCCTTAAGCAAGTCTACAAATGAATTAAAAGAGAGAGCAAATCACGAAATTCAAACCGCTCTACATCATCATTTCATTATAGATTACTATTATTCTTATGAGCATAACAGAGATTTCCCAAATCGTGTAATGCATCATGATACAAAAATCAGCAACGTTCTTCTAAAAGAAGAAAATTTTGAAGGTGTCTGTGTTATAGATTTAGACACTTTAATGCCTGGTAAATTTATATCAGATTTAGGAGACATGATGCGAACTTATCTTTGTGCCTTCTCTGAAAACGAAACAGATTTAAATAAAATCAAAATTAGGTTAGATTATTTTAAAGCAACTATTAAGGGCTATTTATCAGAAATGAAAGGCTCTTTAACAGAAACTGAAAAAGGGTTGATCTTATTTTCTGGAAAATACATAGTTTATATGCAAGCATTGAGATTTTTAACAGATTATTTAAGCGGCAACACCTATTATCCAATTTCTTATTCTCTACAAAATCTTGATAGAGCCAAGAACCAATTCAAATTGTTAAATGAATTATTTGAAAATGAAAAGATTCTCCAAGGAATAATTGAAGAGTGTCTTTAA
- the dnaK gene encoding molecular chaperone DnaK, producing MGKIIGIDLGTTNSCVSVMEGNEPVVIANSEGKRTTPSIVAFAENGERKVGEPAKRQAITNPTKTIYSIKRFMGSSFAEVSKEVGRVPYKVVKGDNNTPRVEIDDRKYTPQEISAMILQKMKKTAEDFLGQEVTEAVITVPAYFNDAQRQATKEAGEIAGLTVKRIINEPTAAALAYGLDKAHKDMKIVVFDCGGGTHDVSVLELGDGVFEVKSTDGDTHLGGDDFDHVIIDWLASEFLTENGMDLAKDPMALQRLKEAAEKAKIELSSTTSTEINLPYITADASGPKHLVRTLSRAKFEQLAGDLIKRTIDPCKSALKNAGLKVGDIDEIILVGGSTRIPAIQDAVKAFFGKEPSKGVNPDEVVAIGAAIQGGVLTGEVKDVLLLDVTPLSLGIETMGGVMTKLIEANTTIPSKKAETFSTAADNQPSVEIHILQGERPMAAQNRTIGRFILDGIPPAPRGVPQVEVAFDIDANGILHVSAKDKATGKEQKIRIEASSGLTDEEIKKMKEEAEANAESDAKQKEEADKINGADALIFSTEKQLKEFGDKLSADKKAPIEAGLEKLKAAHLSRNFADIDAAQEELQAAWNVASEEMYKAGEQPQGDAPQADAQQGGDTVTDVDFEEVKDEEKK from the coding sequence ATGGGAAAAATAATTGGTATAGACTTAGGAACAACAAACTCTTGCGTTTCTGTAATGGAAGGTAACGAACCTGTAGTTATAGCCAACAGTGAGGGTAAACGTACAACGCCATCTATTGTTGCTTTTGCAGAAAACGGCGAGCGTAAAGTGGGTGAACCTGCTAAACGTCAGGCGATAACGAACCCTACAAAAACAATTTATTCTATTAAACGCTTTATGGGTTCTAGCTTTGCTGAAGTTTCGAAAGAAGTTGGTAGAGTACCTTATAAAGTAGTTAAAGGTGATAACAACACGCCACGTGTTGAAATTGACGACCGTAAATACACTCCACAAGAGATTTCTGCAATGATTTTGCAGAAAATGAAAAAAACGGCTGAAGATTTCTTAGGCCAAGAAGTTACTGAAGCAGTTATTACTGTTCCGGCATATTTTAACGATGCACAACGTCAGGCTACAAAAGAGGCTGGTGAAATTGCTGGTTTAACGGTAAAACGTATCATTAACGAGCCAACTGCAGCTGCTTTAGCTTATGGTTTAGATAAAGCACACAAAGACATGAAAATTGTTGTGTTTGACTGTGGTGGTGGTACACATGATGTTTCTGTATTAGAATTAGGTGATGGCGTTTTTGAAGTAAAATCTACTGATGGTGATACACACTTAGGTGGTGATGATTTTGACCATGTAATTATCGATTGGTTAGCTTCTGAATTCTTGACTGAAAACGGAATGGATTTGGCTAAAGACCCAATGGCTTTACAACGTTTAAAAGAAGCTGCTGAAAAAGCTAAAATTGAGTTATCTAGCACTACTTCAACAGAAATTAACTTACCATATATTACTGCTGATGCTAGCGGACCAAAACACTTAGTTAGAACTTTAAGCCGTGCTAAATTTGAGCAATTGGCTGGAGATTTAATTAAACGTACTATTGACCCATGTAAATCTGCTTTGAAAAATGCTGGTTTAAAAGTTGGTGATATCGACGAAATTATCTTAGTAGGTGGTTCAACTCGTATTCCTGCAATTCAGGATGCTGTTAAAGCTTTCTTCGGTAAAGAGCCTTCTAAAGGTGTAAATCCTGATGAAGTTGTGGCAATTGGTGCTGCTATTCAAGGTGGTGTTTTAACTGGTGAGGTTAAAGATGTATTGTTATTAGATGTTACTCCACTTTCTTTAGGAATTGAAACTATGGGTGGTGTAATGACTAAATTAATTGAAGCAAATACAACTATTCCTTCTAAAAAAGCAGAAACTTTCTCTACAGCTGCTGATAATCAGCCTTCGGTAGAAATCCATATTTTACAAGGTGAGCGTCCTATGGCTGCTCAAAACCGTACAATTGGTCGTTTCATTTTAGACGGAATTCCACCTGCACCTCGTGGTGTGCCTCAAGTAGAAGTTGCTTTTGACATTGATGCGAACGGTATTTTACACGTAAGCGCTAAAGATAAAGCTACTGGTAAAGAGCAAAAAATCCGTATTGAAGCGTCTTCTGGTTTAACTGATGAAGAAATCAAGAAAATGAAAGAAGAAGCTGAAGCAAATGCAGAATCTGATGCTAAGCAAAAAGAAGAAGCAGATAAAATTAACGGTGCTGATGCTTTAATTTTCTCTACTGAGAAACAATTAAAAGAGTTTGGTGATAAATTATCTGCTGATAAAAAAGCGCCAATCGAAGCTGGTTTAGAGAAATTAAAAGCAGCTCATTTGTCTCGTAACTTTGCAGATATCGATGCGGCTCAAGAAGAATTGCAAGCTGCATGGAACGTAGCGTCAGAAGAAATGTACAAAGCTGGTGAGCAACCTCAAGGTGATGCACCACAAGCTGATGCACAACAAGGTGGCGATACGGTTACTGATGTTGATTTTGAAGAAGTAAAAGACGAAGAGAAGAAATAA